In SAR324 cluster bacterium, one genomic interval encodes:
- a CDS encoding type II toxin-antitoxin system HigB family toxin, whose translation MHIISKKKIEDFSKIHADAKNALLDWYKILRNREFSNYVELKLIFPSADMVGRRTVFNIGGNKYRLIARINFLHKKVFILHILSHVEYDKEKWKE comes from the coding sequence ATGCACATTATCAGCAAGAAAAAAATTGAAGATTTTTCAAAAATTCATGCGGATGCAAAAAATGCTCTTTTGGATTGGTACAAAATTCTCAGAAACAGAGAATTTAGCAATTATGTGGAATTAAAATTGATTTTCCCCAGTGCGGACATGGTTGGAAGACGAACCGTTTTTAATATTGGTGGTAACAAATATCGTCTAATCGCCAGGATTAATTTTCTGCATAAGAAGGTATTCATCCTTCATATTCTCAGTCACGTTGAATATGATAAAGAAAAATGGAAGGAATAA
- a CDS encoding DUF4105 domain-containing protein, protein MHRFFAFISLLLVFQGSLSSVHAIPPDQQTYLIQLQHHSRELKLAEKRYWHILLHYKSTLTGEWLSEADGPDFFFSPEGQTNPEAELEATLAFLFSDIARGRFKQPPICAFPARYQWIKEQLNINTEYLPHVECPDYEKFLKLVNPQAITLVFASAYINSPSSMFGHTFFRLDQKTEGPPTPLLDYVINYAANTSTDGGVMYVLNGLAGGFKGTFSIMPYYMKIQEYNEWESRDLWEYRLQLSPEQIQRILQHLWELSNTYFDYFFFKENCSYHLLSLLEVADPELDFQSRFHVWAAPVETLRMVARQPSLVRDVVFRPARSTHIRFKYQQLSEQEQQWFHQITQQIDNVRLPEFEQLDPARKAAILDTISDYLRYQMAEDKNNRALYQEQQQTILSARSQLGIPSPPLEIPPVTRPPDESHETSRIMLGTGMNDGISFMELGLRASYHELMDNTSGYSPGAQIEFFNLRLRYIPANSQVQMPQFLLINVLSLFPMDSVFRQISWKASVELYQPTYEICEDCLLFRGTGGIGLASSQEWDHRTFYYGLLEMMLDYGPALPENYRLGGGLRLGTMTDLTPRWKLHGFLYTQVFQKSSETVISEGVVQQRYTLEQNQMLLLEGKWQEKHQEWSLKFGLNF, encoded by the coding sequence ATGCACAGATTCTTTGCTTTCATTTCTTTATTGCTGGTGTTTCAGGGCAGTTTATCCTCTGTTCATGCGATTCCCCCAGATCAGCAGACCTATCTGATACAGCTTCAACATCACAGTCGGGAACTCAAACTGGCTGAAAAACGCTATTGGCACATTTTACTGCATTACAAATCAACCCTGACGGGTGAGTGGTTGAGCGAAGCCGATGGACCTGATTTTTTCTTTTCGCCAGAAGGCCAGACCAACCCTGAAGCAGAACTGGAAGCAACCCTTGCTTTTCTGTTTTCAGATATTGCCCGGGGACGGTTCAAGCAACCCCCGATCTGCGCATTCCCGGCCAGATACCAATGGATCAAGGAGCAACTGAATATTAACACGGAGTATCTCCCCCACGTTGAATGCCCGGATTATGAAAAGTTTCTCAAACTGGTAAATCCGCAAGCCATCACACTTGTGTTTGCATCGGCCTATATCAACAGTCCGTCTTCCATGTTTGGTCACACGTTTTTCCGTCTGGATCAAAAAACCGAGGGTCCCCCGACCCCCTTGCTGGATTATGTCATCAATTATGCGGCAAACACCTCCACCGATGGAGGTGTGATGTATGTGCTGAATGGTCTGGCAGGTGGTTTCAAGGGCACATTTTCCATCATGCCCTATTACATGAAAATTCAGGAATACAATGAGTGGGAAAGCCGGGATCTCTGGGAATATCGCCTCCAGCTTTCACCTGAGCAGATTCAACGGATCCTTCAGCATTTATGGGAACTCAGCAATACCTATTTCGACTATTTCTTTTTCAAGGAAAACTGTTCCTATCATTTACTGTCCCTGCTGGAAGTTGCTGACCCCGAGCTTGACTTTCAATCGCGGTTTCATGTGTGGGCCGCACCGGTTGAAACATTGAGGATGGTGGCCCGACAGCCGTCTCTTGTCAGAGACGTCGTTTTTCGGCCCGCTCGTAGCACGCATATCCGTTTCAAATACCAGCAACTGTCCGAACAGGAACAGCAATGGTTTCATCAAATCACGCAACAGATTGACAACGTGCGACTCCCTGAATTTGAACAACTGGATCCAGCCCGTAAAGCCGCCATTCTGGATACGATCAGTGATTATCTGCGCTACCAGATGGCCGAAGACAAAAACAACCGTGCCTTATATCAGGAACAGCAACAAACTATTCTAAGCGCTCGAAGTCAATTAGGAATCCCAAGCCCTCCCCTCGAAATTCCACCTGTTACCCGTCCGCCTGACGAAAGTCATGAAACCTCAAGGATTATGCTGGGCACAGGCATGAACGACGGCATTTCTTTTATGGAACTTGGCCTGCGAGCGTCCTACCATGAACTGATGGATAATACCTCCGGTTATTCACCGGGCGCTCAAATTGAATTTTTCAACCTTCGTCTGCGTTATATCCCGGCAAATTCACAGGTGCAGATGCCTCAATTTCTGTTGATCAACGTCCTGTCGCTGTTTCCCATGGATTCTGTTTTTCGGCAGATTTCCTGGAAAGCGTCTGTTGAATTGTATCAACCCACTTATGAGATTTGTGAAGATTGCCTGCTGTTTCGAGGCACTGGTGGAATTGGTCTGGCATCATCACAAGAATGGGATCATCGGACTTTTTACTATGGTTTGCTGGAAATGATGCTGGACTATGGACCGGCCCTTCCTGAAAACTATCGACTGGGCGGCGGACTAAGACTGGGCACGATGACAGACCTGACTCCACGCTGGAAATTGCACGGGTTTTTATACACGCAAGTATTCCAGAAATCGTCGGAAACAGTGATTTCTGAAGGGGTGGTGCAACAACGTTACACGCTTGAGCAGAACCAGATGCTTCTGCTCGAAGGAAAATGGCAGGAAAAACATCAAGAGTGGAGCCTCAAGTTCGGTCTTAACTTTTAA
- a CDS encoding DUF3015 family protein, translating into MFKKLVFVAMAASIIPVSSLFADTGAGCGLSTVVPWVNENKTVLQKLLAGTTNGISGNQSFAITTGTLGCTNEGFVKNEEKARMFVASNFDSLKTDIAQGQGEFLSTLAQIIEVPASQQQEFYSFTQSHYTQLFQSAQTSPQEMISQLSSQLRTHQSLNSIVM; encoded by the coding sequence ATGTTTAAAAAATTGGTATTCGTTGCAATGGCCGCATCAATCATTCCTGTTTCTTCCCTGTTTGCTGATACAGGTGCTGGTTGTGGTTTATCCACTGTTGTCCCCTGGGTCAATGAGAACAAAACTGTTCTGCAAAAATTACTGGCCGGAACCACCAATGGTATTTCCGGAAACCAGAGTTTTGCGATCACCACTGGAACACTTGGATGTACCAATGAGGGATTTGTCAAAAATGAAGAAAAAGCACGCATGTTTGTCGCTTCAAACTTTGACAGCCTGAAAACTGATATTGCTCAGGGACAAGGAGAATTTCTGTCCACACTGGCGCAAATCATTGAAGTTCCCGCATCACAACAGCAGGAATTTTATTCGTTCACACAATCCCATTACACTCAATTATTCCAATCCGCGCAAACATCTCCTCAGGAAATGATATCCCAGTTGAGTTCACAACTGCGAACCCATCAATCCCTGAACTCCATCGTGATGTAA
- a CDS encoding DUF2169 domain-containing protein, which produces MKDYEEDVVLRGIKPLDLCLLYKNFAWEKKNYLAVSTLLGFPLGGGDPLLETDFWKILGKELGKDVMLDEGMPKIHGELLVLGNFYAPGGEPVPSGAVRVKLGNIDKSILVNGNRYWETGGPSRPFPVAQMPIQYAYAFGGEGFDRNPSGKGFKSVQTPDGTELHPLPNLEDPKHPVTSKSVRPDPAGFGPIDLTWQPRAGKTGTYDEKWQREYAPGLAPDLDWSFFNTAPRDQWLDGYFQGGEAFVIQNMHPSKPMIKGTIPRFRARAFIHQRTSEGLTMREVENRLETVYFIPHADMGILLWRGAIEISTDDGTDIKDIMIAYENLADTPRTFEHYHDQLIKRTDPDEKLRYLLTTTDLIPVGIRCGFARLVEDAAKEGPQNEMLKIMDAKRQKMLDDGMQQMKAKLEEGKQMAVAEQEKINAQLAMVLVAQNMDPAPYMVRIPEEKFAIPEPPPDPMFEKLMDYLETVLPGFKAGNIDISKIDMKGLQDLKPQIEEYTNYKKAESIAQVQTAVESMKQDLNFAPPEDMPDNPEAKAAFEKLAQEKVAMFEQIDGILRKFDEPQPLVRAPGKETVEQIRQQLQDAREQMDTVKKDVTEQLSFAPDDVRQSTLEKMDVQIPSDLEDKLAPLEKMLEEFPEKFKGAYILGAHYMDTGTPPHTVPVTEVGAMMLAGYNSKKSLANGDYAAIRLPGQDLKGIDLSGSFLEDVDFSGCDLTGANLSGTILARANLSGAKLIGANLEGSNVGAAFLMDADLTDANLTNVILSRSNLNGARFLRAKLIGAQMLETKMERVDFSETEFFQTIFLDLNINDCKWNNAKIPKCMFIRVSMRKSDFTGATATECIWLEADLDESVFNEANMSNARFVGSSTLKKGKFIKTNLERANLMQTDLEEADFTGANLTMAYLERANLKNANLQGAQAIRACFMKANLEQANLRGVNLMEGSLMKAYLVRTILREANLFGCELMGITHGKTDFTDANLDRTILKNWHP; this is translated from the coding sequence ATGAAAGACTATGAAGAAGATGTAGTACTCAGGGGGATCAAACCATTGGACTTGTGCCTGCTTTATAAAAATTTTGCATGGGAAAAAAAGAACTATCTTGCGGTCAGCACGCTACTGGGTTTTCCGCTGGGAGGCGGTGATCCTCTGCTGGAAACCGATTTCTGGAAAATATTGGGAAAAGAGCTGGGCAAGGACGTGATGCTGGACGAGGGCATGCCCAAGATTCACGGCGAATTGCTGGTGCTGGGAAATTTCTACGCTCCGGGAGGCGAGCCGGTTCCATCAGGCGCGGTGCGCGTCAAATTGGGAAATATTGATAAATCAATTCTGGTGAACGGCAATCGCTATTGGGAAACCGGCGGTCCAAGTCGTCCATTTCCTGTTGCTCAAATGCCGATTCAATATGCCTATGCGTTTGGCGGTGAAGGCTTTGACCGCAATCCTTCTGGCAAGGGATTCAAATCGGTTCAAACGCCTGACGGCACAGAACTGCATCCTCTGCCCAATCTTGAAGATCCTAAACATCCCGTCACTTCCAAGAGCGTGAGGCCTGACCCGGCCGGTTTCGGCCCGATTGACCTGACCTGGCAGCCGAGAGCCGGAAAAACCGGAACCTATGATGAAAAATGGCAGAGGGAATATGCCCCCGGTCTGGCACCTGATCTGGACTGGAGTTTCTTCAACACGGCTCCGCGGGATCAATGGCTGGATGGCTATTTTCAGGGCGGAGAAGCCTTTGTGATTCAGAACATGCATCCTTCCAAACCAATGATCAAGGGAACCATTCCCCGTTTTCGCGCCAGGGCATTCATTCATCAGCGCACTTCCGAAGGGTTGACCATGCGCGAAGTGGAAAACCGCCTGGAAACAGTGTATTTTATTCCTCATGCGGACATGGGAATTTTGTTATGGCGGGGAGCGATTGAAATTTCCACGGATGACGGCACAGATATCAAGGACATCATGATCGCCTATGAGAATCTGGCTGATACGCCCCGTACCTTTGAACACTACCATGACCAGTTGATTAAACGCACTGATCCAGATGAAAAGCTACGGTATCTGCTGACTACCACTGATTTGATTCCGGTTGGAATCAGGTGTGGATTCGCCCGTCTGGTTGAGGATGCCGCCAAAGAAGGGCCGCAGAACGAGATGCTCAAGATCATGGACGCGAAACGTCAAAAAATGCTGGATGACGGCATGCAACAGATGAAAGCCAAGTTGGAAGAGGGGAAACAAATGGCTGTGGCCGAGCAGGAAAAAATCAATGCCCAGTTAGCCATGGTGCTGGTCGCGCAGAACATGGATCCTGCGCCCTACATGGTCAGGATTCCTGAAGAAAAATTCGCGATTCCTGAGCCGCCTCCTGATCCCATGTTTGAAAAACTGATGGATTATCTGGAGACAGTATTGCCTGGATTTAAGGCGGGAAATATTGATATTTCCAAAATCGATATGAAAGGTCTTCAGGATCTGAAGCCTCAAATCGAGGAATACACCAACTATAAAAAAGCCGAAAGCATCGCACAGGTACAAACCGCCGTTGAATCCATGAAACAGGATCTGAACTTCGCGCCTCCTGAAGACATGCCTGACAATCCTGAGGCAAAAGCGGCGTTTGAAAAACTGGCTCAGGAAAAAGTGGCAATGTTTGAACAGATCGACGGAATTCTGCGGAAGTTTGACGAACCGCAGCCGTTGGTGAGAGCGCCGGGCAAGGAAACTGTGGAACAGATCCGTCAGCAGTTGCAGGACGCTCGTGAACAGATGGATACCGTTAAAAAAGATGTCACGGAACAGTTGTCCTTTGCGCCGGACGATGTGCGTCAATCCACTCTGGAGAAAATGGATGTACAGATTCCGTCAGATCTGGAAGATAAACTGGCGCCGCTGGAAAAAATGCTGGAAGAATTTCCAGAAAAATTCAAGGGGGCCTATATACTCGGTGCACATTACATGGACACCGGGACTCCGCCCCATACGGTTCCTGTCACTGAAGTCGGCGCGATGATGTTGGCGGGATACAACTCAAAAAAATCGTTGGCCAATGGTGACTATGCGGCGATTCGATTGCCGGGGCAGGATCTGAAGGGGATTGATCTGAGTGGAAGCTTTCTTGAGGATGTGGATTTTTCAGGATGTGATCTGACAGGAGCCAATCTTTCAGGAACTATTCTGGCTCGGGCGAATCTCTCAGGCGCAAAACTGATCGGAGCAAACTTGGAGGGCTCGAATGTGGGCGCGGCGTTCCTGATGGACGCTGATTTGACCGACGCTAATCTGACCAACGTCATTTTAAGCCGCTCCAATTTGAATGGTGCCCGGTTTCTCCGCGCAAAACTGATCGGGGCGCAGATGCTGGAAACCAAAATGGAGCGGGTCGATTTCAGCGAGACCGAATTTTTTCAAACTATCTTTCTTGATCTGAACATCAATGACTGCAAATGGAACAACGCGAAAATTCCCAAATGCATGTTTATTCGTGTTTCCATGCGAAAATCCGATTTTACCGGAGCTACCGCTACAGAATGCATATGGCTGGAGGCTGATCTGGATGAGAGCGTTTTTAATGAGGCGAATATGTCCAATGCCCGTTTTGTAGGAAGCTCGACGCTGAAAAAAGGAAAATTTATCAAAACAAATCTCGAACGGGCAAACCTCATGCAAACTGATCTGGAGGAAGCTGATTTTACCGGAGCAAATCTCACCATGGCCTATCTGGAGCGAGCCAATCTGAAAAACGCCAATCTGCAAGGCGCTCAAGCGATTCGAGCCTGTTTTATGAAAGCCAATCTGGAGCAGGCCAATCTGCGAGGGGTGAATTTGATGGAAGGCTCGTTGATGAAGGCCTATCTGGTCAGAACCATTTTACGGGAAGCAAATCTGTTTGGCTGTGAACTGATGGGGATCACTCATGGTAAAACGGATTTTACCGACGCCAACCTGGATCGAACCATTCTTAAAAACTGGCACCCCTGA
- the tssI gene encoding type VI secretion system tip protein VgrG: MSEFSYTFACKAVKPDETLFVVSFKGVESLSTPYEYTIDLKSKSAEIDMEAMLHNPCTFTMKVGDSEAPVHGILSNFEQLHQVGEYTLYRAVLVPRLWQLSLHRANEIFLDMNIEDILKQVLEEGGLTSMDYEIQLNGSYPVWSFRCQYSETHLNYISRVMEHWGLYYYFVQEEDKEKLVITDNKQNHQKMPKPTLNFAASTGLATTYDNVQSLVCRQNRMPKKIILKDYNYEKPSVDDSGEATVDDKGEGELFVYGDNFDTPEEGKLLATVRAEEIRCTKEMFYGESHVARLVPGFIFELKKHFRSTFNQEYLVTQIQHEGSSPSHMAGDSSKVSYFNTFTAIPAATQYRAPRNTPIAKFYGNVNGRIDGELDGKYAEVDEQGRYKVIFLFDRTTERQKGKASWWVRMMQPYVGEKEGMHFPLRMGTEVLISFINGDTDQPVISGAIPNATHKSVVHGDNLTRNVLKTSSGNTIEFEDQEETNRIKLYTPQSQTYFHLGAGNFPGEGVAFFTQGLSRTEVLGGELETVVAKGYENEDAPIVAVQDDLEAEITQAEAAEQGKDLIDEQALFTFNILDDEGNGGTAMTTADELSGKWLVSRRAGDQYNWTAGNVYNYGGGNEFNFGGGYAETHMAQDINIGGETFTGWKWGGPNMDSDDVEKVWGNSWAYTKGNGYEYTEGNSYSYQKGDVDEEMDGNTKSVTTGDSEETIKGNNKSTHWGRNDEMFMGGKSEMNLSAEVTLNLSVTTELTLGAAAEIFIGVAYEAKIAASAEVYIGPKLEIMIGPKTEIEIEEISLKAGVNALLLRTTTLEAMKTAATATEVEATATTVQAEGTEVKAQGTEVKAQGTQVESKGTQINSVGTLIGAGGPQILAKALHLNV, encoded by the coding sequence ATGTCAGAATTTTCCTATACATTTGCATGCAAGGCCGTAAAGCCTGATGAAACCCTGTTTGTTGTCTCATTCAAGGGTGTGGAGTCTCTTTCAACACCATATGAGTACACCATTGACCTGAAATCAAAAAGTGCCGAGATTGATATGGAAGCCATGCTTCACAATCCCTGCACGTTTACCATGAAAGTGGGCGATTCTGAGGCACCCGTCCATGGTATTCTTTCGAATTTTGAACAATTGCATCAGGTGGGCGAATACACACTGTATCGTGCGGTGCTGGTTCCGCGGTTGTGGCAGTTGTCATTGCATCGGGCCAATGAAATTTTTCTGGACATGAACATTGAGGACATTCTCAAGCAGGTGCTGGAAGAAGGCGGACTCACCTCCATGGATTATGAAATCCAGTTGAATGGGAGTTATCCGGTCTGGTCCTTCCGCTGTCAATATTCCGAAACACACCTGAATTATATTTCCCGCGTTATGGAGCACTGGGGGCTGTATTATTATTTTGTGCAGGAAGAAGACAAAGAAAAACTGGTCATCACAGATAACAAACAGAACCATCAGAAAATGCCAAAGCCAACCCTGAACTTTGCCGCTTCAACCGGATTGGCGACGACCTATGACAATGTTCAATCACTGGTCTGTCGTCAGAACCGCATGCCCAAAAAAATAATACTGAAAGATTATAATTATGAAAAACCATCGGTGGATGACAGCGGTGAAGCCACCGTGGATGACAAGGGCGAAGGGGAACTGTTTGTGTATGGGGATAATTTTGATACGCCGGAAGAAGGAAAACTTCTGGCTACTGTTCGGGCTGAAGAAATTCGTTGCACCAAGGAAATGTTTTATGGTGAAAGCCATGTGGCACGGCTGGTTCCCGGTTTTATCTTTGAGTTGAAAAAACATTTCCGGTCCACGTTCAATCAGGAATATCTGGTGACCCAGATTCAGCATGAAGGCAGTTCTCCGAGTCACATGGCGGGGGATTCTTCCAAAGTGTCGTATTTCAACACCTTCACCGCGATTCCTGCCGCAACCCAGTATCGTGCGCCACGCAATACCCCGATCGCCAAATTCTATGGGAATGTCAATGGCCGGATTGATGGCGAACTGGATGGCAAATACGCGGAAGTGGATGAACAGGGACGATACAAAGTTATTTTTCTGTTTGACCGGACAACAGAGCGGCAAAAAGGGAAAGCCTCCTGGTGGGTGCGAATGATGCAACCTTATGTGGGCGAGAAAGAAGGCATGCACTTTCCCTTGCGTATGGGAACAGAAGTGCTGATCAGCTTCATCAATGGCGATACGGATCAACCGGTGATCAGCGGCGCAATTCCCAATGCCACGCATAAGAGCGTTGTTCATGGCGATAATCTTACCCGGAATGTCCTCAAAACCAGTAGTGGCAACACCATTGAGTTTGAAGATCAGGAAGAAACCAACCGTATCAAGCTTTACACCCCTCAAAGCCAGACCTATTTTCACCTTGGCGCGGGCAATTTCCCGGGAGAAGGCGTGGCATTCTTCACGCAGGGATTAAGCCGTACCGAAGTGCTTGGCGGTGAACTGGAAACGGTCGTCGCCAAGGGTTACGAAAATGAGGACGCACCTATCGTAGCTGTGCAGGATGATCTGGAAGCGGAAATCACACAGGCGGAAGCCGCCGAACAAGGAAAAGATCTGATTGATGAACAGGCTCTGTTCACCTTCAATATTCTGGATGACGAAGGGAATGGGGGGACCGCCATGACGACAGCGGATGAGCTATCAGGAAAATGGCTGGTGTCACGCAGGGCTGGAGATCAATACAACTGGACTGCCGGAAATGTGTACAACTATGGCGGCGGCAATGAATTCAACTTCGGCGGCGGTTACGCTGAAACTCATATGGCCCAGGACATTAATATTGGTGGTGAAACCTTCACCGGCTGGAAATGGGGCGGTCCGAATATGGATAGCGATGATGTGGAAAAGGTCTGGGGAAATAGCTGGGCCTACACGAAGGGCAATGGTTATGAATATACCGAAGGCAACAGCTACTCTTATCAGAAGGGTGATGTTGATGAAGAGATGGACGGCAATACCAAATCCGTCACAACCGGCGATTCTGAAGAAACCATCAAGGGCAATAACAAGTCAACCCATTGGGGGAGGAATGATGAAATGTTCATGGGGGGGAAATCCGAAATGAATCTGTCCGCGGAAGTCACGCTGAATCTGTCGGTAACGACCGAACTGACGCTGGGTGCCGCCGCCGAAATTTTTATCGGTGTCGCGTATGAAGCGAAAATCGCGGCTTCCGCCGAGGTGTATATCGGTCCTAAACTGGAGATCATGATAGGCCCCAAAACAGAAATCGAAATTGAGGAAATTTCGCTAAAGGCCGGAGTGAATGCGTTGCTATTGCGCACAACAACCCTGGAGGCCATGAAAACCGCCGCCACAGCAACTGAGGTGGAGGCTACAGCAACCACTGTTCAAGCGGAAGGAACTGAGGTCAAGGCACAGGGAACTGAGGTCAAGGCACAGGGAACACAAGTGGAATCCAAAGGAACCCAGATCAATAGTGTCGGCACGCTCATTGGGGCCGGCGGGCCGCAGATTCTGGCAAAAGCACTTCATCTGAATGTATAG
- a CDS encoding helix-turn-helix domain-containing protein, producing the protein MIKKNGRNKMQAQILERIENHWRSISDFFTYPTNDEEYQQKVRLMEDLLEQDYPDDHPVFMLINLLGEVIDEYEMEHFSEVQQLEKMASDLSPIELLKYLIQEYDLKQKDLTDIFGSQGYVSDILNERRELNLRHIKALSQKFKIKPQFFLTLNG; encoded by the coding sequence ATGATAAAGAAAAATGGAAGGAATAAAATGCAAGCACAAATATTGGAACGCATTGAAAATCATTGGAGAAGTATTTCAGATTTTTTCACCTACCCCACCAATGATGAAGAGTATCAACAAAAAGTCAGATTGATGGAAGATCTTCTCGAACAAGATTATCCTGATGATCATCCTGTCTTCATGTTGATTAACCTCTTGGGAGAGGTGATTGACGAGTATGAAATGGAACATTTCTCTGAAGTTCAGCAACTCGAAAAAATGGCATCGGATTTATCACCCATCGAGTTATTGAAATATTTGATACAAGAGTACGATTTAAAGCAAAAAGATTTGACCGATATATTTGGTTCACAAGGATATGTTTCAGATATTTTGAATGAAAGGAGAGAGTTAAATTTGCGTCATATCAAAGCCTTGAGTCAGAAATTCAAAATCAAACCTCAGTTTTTTCTTACCCTCAACGGATAA